agccaaatgaaaaaaaagtcaatggtgtcatatatttaagaacggatggagtatatATCTTTCTGAAAGtgccaaacttttttttttgagcaaacaTACCTATATTCCAAGTTAAGAATACCGTACAAAGATCGGTACGAATACAGATACGTAGAGAAAGTAAAAGGGTTTTCGTCGAGGCAAAGCTCCCGAGGCCACCACCCCGGACCAGCAAGGCTAGTACAATCAGCCTCGAGATTCGTGCAGCTGGGGGACGTAACACATGCCCACGTGGCCGCGTTCCCCGTGCGTGCGGGCCCGGTCCGGTTAAACacgagggcccacatgtcatcccctGCACAGGCTCGACCGCCGTCCACCGCTGCGCATGAGGTGCCCGAGCGAATCCAATGCTCCGGGCGCCCGCTCACGTGGGCCCCCCCGCAGACAGCGGCGGCCAGTGGCTGGGCACGCACGCGAACTTGCAGCAGCGGCGAAGGGATAAATCTTGGCAAGCTTAACCCAATGACATGCGGGTCCGGAAAGTTATCGGGCCCGCTAGTCAGTGGGTAAGAAGCGATTCGGGTGGCGGTAGCGAGTGCACgggcgcgcgggggggggggggggggggggggcagaggTCGGACCGAGACGTGTCGCTGGGCGCCGCAGCGGACAGCGCAGGCGGggcccgccgcccgcgcaccaCCACCTAGACATGCAGAATTGCTACGGGCACACGCTCGTTGCCACAAACTGGTAGAGTACTCGTATTTTATAATTTTACTTCTCACAAAGAAACAAAAGATGGTCGTAATTCTGGATAGAAGAATGAATTTCGCTTGAATTCATCTTCTTCGGGATAGAATTTGACACGATACGGTCCTCTCTATCAGGATTTCTTATCGATTGAATTAGGTCTCTTACTCATATTTAAAATTATGAGCACCGTCCGTGGTCCCCTTAATCTGTCATATAATCTTAAAAATACGGAAGAAGCACTTGCAATTGCAATTTCTGTTTCATTCTAGGCAACCTGAAAGCCTTATTCCCATGGACTAGCTAATATcaccccctcaaaaaaaaagaaaaaaactaatATTAGGTTACTTTTTTGTATTTTGGTAAAGTGAAAAGAATCAATATTAATGTGTTACAAATCATTCACTTACAAATTACAATATATACtgttcaaaatatttttttcgtaAATAATTTAACTTAACAACAAAGGTTTTGAACGACACTAATTTCGTGGTACCTGTGCAGCTtgtgcttcagctgtttttttttcctggatTTTGAAGATAGAAGTGGCACTGTGGCAGATCACATTTGCCACTTGACGACAGACTGATGCATAGTTCCATGTCATCTTGTTCCACATGGCTCCATGCTGGCCTGTCACCAAACTATTTGGGCACCGTCTCGTCACCCTGTCGTCAAGCCGTGCCACTTGTTGCATCCCACGTGGCACTCCAATCTCAAGTTAACCAAACACCGGTAAATCATGTGTTTTCTTCAAAAAGAACATTCTCTGTTGTaagaaaaaaatgcaaaacagTTATATATGGGTACTGTTTACACTTCAcagtaaaaaaattcaaaacgcTGCACGGCCGCTGTTCGATGGTTGGACCTGGACCCACACGTCAGCGTCGCGGTTGTCACTCGTCGGCATCCACACGCCGTGCGCCTAAATAATTCGCGGATCATGGAGCACGGGGAGGGGCAGTTTCGTCCAATGATAACAAAGTTAAGCTCGGAAACGGCAAAAGCCATGGCGAGCGCAGGCTGCAGGCAGGCCGACCagtctcctcctccgcccgcttcCCACCGAGCTCGCACTGCACACTCCCCCacggcccctcccctcccctgcaacagcagcagcagccttgcGAGCTCACGGGAGGCGGGCCCAGGCCCCAGCTCCCTGCATTCTCCCCGTATTCGCGGATCGGCCCTCGCCCCCGGAGAGGCCTGTGGGCTTTTCTGTGAGTGAGAAGGGCGTTCTTGAATTTTTTCGAGAGACGGGAGGGGGcgagaggaaaaaggagagcAGGAGACGTTGCTGTCTTTGCTGAGCGTGGCTGAGCTGAGCGCCTGAGCGGTGGGAGGGAGAGGAAGTGTTCAGTGCTGCGGCTGCGAGTGGGGGAGCGCATGgcgagggcgcgcggcggcggcctcgccgcgtgggcggtggccgtggcggcggcatgGGTGCTGTgggcggccgcggtggcgggggccaggtcgccggcggggagggTGCACCGGCACCTCAAGCGGCTCAACAAGCCGGCCGTGAAGAGCATCGAGGTAGGTGGCGGATACTCGTCCGTGAAGCTTGAAATGATTGCCCTTTCTTTTGAGCTCTGCGCTGATGAGTTTTGGAAGAAGTGGGTACAAACTGGGGTTCCTTTGCAGATAGATGGTCTGGTTTTTGCAGGTAGATAGTTTAGTTGGGGGATGTGTTCTTGGGGTTAATGCCTTCCATTTTGTGATTTCTCGGTTTGCTATTTTAGCTGCATTTCGTAGGATTAGAGGCAGTTTCAGGAAGAAGTTGCATTGCATCCTCATTATTCAGCAATGGAAAAGGCTACTTTTGTCTGATTCTTTTGGTTTTGGGCTGTCCTCGCTGGTAATTTTTCGCTGTCACTTTGGAgaattattttttttccaaaatgtTCTCGCCTTTTGGATGTGAATTATGCAAATTCAAGCGAACTAGGTGCAGAAAAAAGATAAATGGTTATTGCAGACAGGCTGGCTTTTGCAAAGTCATATTCTCTGATTGTTGAAAAGGGGCAAAACCTTGCTTTTCTCAGCATTTTGCTTACTGCTTCAGTTACAGAGTTTCTGAGCTGAAAGAATGTGCAGAGTTCAGCAATGTCAGCTTAAATTCTTAATATTGCATATTCGATCTTTCCTTCTACATCCCGCTCCTAAAAGTTGCAATCTTGAAGCTTTATTTTGAATGAAGTGGACATTTTGAAAAATCAAAAGAAGTTGACATGAGCATTTCTTTGGCTACAACAGTGTCTTTTCCATCTGACACTGATAGAAGTTTTATTCCTCAGAGCCCAGATGGAGACATCATCGACTGCGTGCATATCTCCCACCAACCAGCCTTCGACCATCCTCTCCTCAAGAACCACACAATACAGGTGAGTCAGTCAACCTCCCAAATCTTTTCAGGAATCAAAACAAACCTACAAATGGTTAATTTATGGACTCACCATTTTAACACTGCCAAAATCTATGTCATTGCAGTTTAGACCAGCCTACCACCCTGAAGGTCTATATGATGATGCCAAGAGCAGCATACGCTCCAACAATGCCGGTGAGAAGCCGATGCTCCAGATGTGGCATCGAAATGGCAGATGTCCGGAGGGCACGGTCCCAATCAGGAGAACCAAGAAGGATGACCTGCTCCGAGCCAGCTCCATGAGGCGGTATGGCAGGAAGCGTCATACTGTTCCGAACCCACTGTCTGTTGATCCTAACATGCTTAGTGAGGGTGGTCACCAAGTACGTCCACATTGTTTGTCTTGCTGAGATTGAAGAGCTTGGTTACATTGACATGTTGTGATAACTGAACTGTTGCCATTGTGGAATTCAGCACGCGATAGCGTATGTCGAAGGTGATAAGTACTATGGTGCAAAGGCTACCATAAATGTGTGGGAGCCCAAGATTCAGCAGGCTAACGAGTTTAGTCTGTCCCAGCTCTGGATCTTAGGGGGTTCATTTGGGGAGGATCTGAACAGCATAGAGGTTGGTTGGCAGGTACTGCAAAGAATCTGACAGTCTGACCTCATGAGTTCAGTTTGTTAATTCTTGAGTCAAGTAAATGCTGAAATATTTCATAGTTGCATGCAACCCAAAATGTGTGTCTTAACGTTTATCTGATGCTTGGTTTTGGTTCATTAGGTTAGCCCTGACCTCTATGGAGACAACAACACTAGGTTGTTCACATATTGGACTGTAAGTCTCACTAATTCAGTACCTCGTGCTTATATTATTAATTTGTTTCAGTACTTGATTGACAGACATTCTTGGGTTGACGCATGAACTCAATGACTGATCCATTGCTTTCTATTGTGTATTTTGCAGAGTGATGCATATCAGGCAACAGGGTGCTATAACATGTTGTGCTCAGGGTTCATTCAGATCAACAATGAGATCGCCATGGGGGCGAGCATCTTCCCCATCTCGAACTATGCGGGCTCCCAGTATGATATCAGCATCCTGATCTGGAAGGTGAGCATTGAGCAATTAAAGTAATCATTAGGCCTCACCACAACAGTGCCTTCATAATCAGCACAAGAACCAGTGCCAGAGAATCTCTGTCCGTTTGTTACAAAAATGCTCCTGACCATGCTCACACCAGCCTTTTGAAAATGATTTCCTCCAAACCACATGCCCTGCATAGTTAAGTACCTTTTAATTTATCATATCTGAAGATTCTGATTTTTGTGCCCTATGAGCAGGATCCAAAGGAAGGCAACTGGTGGATGCAGTTTGGCAAGGAGTATGTCTTAGGCTACTGGCcgtccttcctcttctcctaTCTCGCGGACAGCGCATCGATGATTGAGTGGGGTGGTGAGGTGGTGAATTCAGAGCCGGATGGCACGCACACGTCGACGCAGATGGGCAGCGGGCACTTCCCTGAGGAAGGGTTTGGCAAGGCGAGCTACTTCAAGAACATTCAGGTGGTGGACAGCGGCAACCAGCTGAGCGCCCCAAAGGGGATGGGTACCTTCACCGAGCAGTCCAACTGCTACGACGTGCAGAACGGTAACAATGGTGACTGGGGCACCTATTTCTACTACGGTGGCCCTGGCAAGAATTCAAATTGCCCATGACTACTTTCTAGTGTGTAGTAGAAGTGCTGTCACCATGCAAAAATGTAACCAAGCATTCAAGTGTGCAATACAGCTTTGATCTGCATCTTATTCAGTCCTAGGTAGTGTGTAACATATGTATGTGCCCTAGAgcctagagttttttttttgccctttttttcattttttttcatgtgCCATGTAAAGTTTCTGAAGAGAAGAAGCATGGCTTGAGGTGGTGGTGCTGGGCTGGTGAGTGACCTCTACGGTTTTTTTGCAACTCTGCTTTTTGGTCATCTTCCCCAAGTATTTTGAAAGTGTGCTATGCTTATTGGCTGATGGTAATGGTATTAAGCTCATTGCATCAAGACTACCCCTTTCTCTTCATAGATCACTCCTCCCTGGAAGTATATGAAAGCATTGCCCAAAGCCGGTTTGCACACTTCGGTGGTGCTGTCAATGTAGAAACTAGAAAGTAGAAACAGATCCTAGTGCTGGCAACGGCAGTGTTGCTGTCAATGTAGAAAAAGTAGAATCAGAACTAGTGGGCAAAAGTCATTTTTATCTCCCTGGACAATGGGCTAAGTTCACGTTTTCACTCTAGACTCGAAAACTGGACTCCTTGGACTTGTgatcagggttcaccaaactgtcggtaaccggtccggtttgaccggttaccggtccggaccggttccggtttggtccggtatgaaatcggtccaaattcaaaatttaaatttgaattaaaaaaatgaaaaattctcaaaaaattcctaaaaatacttcgaggtgcgacgaatctaatgatgtcaaattttcttcaaaattcgttcatttaatatagtttgcggggatttgaagttaaataaaaaaaacgtgcatacaaaagtatacaaatacaatgtaaaagtagtataaaaaagagttgaagggttcatttagactaaaatatgttatacaaacatttatttagtatactttgcgggcatttgaatttaaaccaaaaaagaaaaaaaattgaatttgaccggttaccagtcaaaccgaccggttaccagtcaaaccggccggtaagccggtctaaccggccggtataccggtacgaaccggttgaactgcgccatttgaattcaaatttcaatttgaccggtttctaccggtaaccggtcaaaccggtccggtaaaccggaaccggaggccggcgatTACCGCTAAACAGTCGTATATTTTAACCCTGCTTGTGATACGAGGCGCATTACCTCTGACTGTCTTAGTGGTTTGCTCCTTTTCTTTTAcatttattttggatgaatctttgaaaaaatcatattaaattacaaaaaaattataaaatgaaaattttaattttgttggactccatatgagtagatctatgcagtgaatatatgatataatttagtaaacatttttttgtacttttagatatatattttcctGTAATTAATTTGTAGCTACATTTTCCATGGaccaattatggtgaaatttttatggtggtccAATCGttatatgattgagctgtagtaaaattttcatactcattgaaTCATGTATGCGTAAGTAATAGATTCAAAAGTTTAATTCCAATTGCTCAAGCATATACGATTCAATGACtatggaatttttactgcagcTCAAGCGCATAATGATTatcccaccataaaaatttcaccataattggaGCACGAAAAATGTAAATatgaattaattacagaaaagtatatatctaaaagtAAAAACAATTTTACTAAATTATATAATCATTTCATATGTTCAATGCATATGTCTACttatgtggagtccaacaaaattagattttttattttatgaaatttttatgatttGCTATAATTTCTTAAAGATTCATttgaaataaatataaaagaggAGGAAAAGCATAGAGAAATCAGCCAGGAATATTTGAGTCGGAGGAGCCTAAATAACTGATTTTTGAGTTCAGAATGAAAATATGGATTCGCCCATTATCGTAAAAAGGACCTTTTTCAATCTAGTTCTGGCAACGGCAGCCTGCCCCACAATGGCGCTACGGCCCATATAGACACATTGGGTACTGGTGGCTCCTTTCTCACACATGCGAGGGGGTCTCAACCCTCACTATGTtgcgtttttttcttttttatattttaaaaaaatcaaaatttcaaaaatacatgtctgttttgaaaaatttcaaaaataccccccggtcgccccccatagggcgacatgccctaagtataattttttttcaaattcgcaacgaggtccctgggcaaaaaaaaatgcaagggggcctgtcgcccaccccaggggcgacaggggcctgtcgcccgttgggggggcgacagggtccctcccccctatataagccctggccgccatacGCCGCCATTCcttttgtcatttgagcctaaaaatttaggaaaaaagagaggggtgaggagaagaaaagcggcgaaactCTGCTAaattgcgtacttgtgatctaccggtaactttcgtatgaatccattgatattgtataacaatttaatttaattagcggattagctgaattagatttggtgctttagaacactcgtttagtattacaatttcagtactattacatacttatttttaaattaattatgaattagaatagaattatgaaagtaccttattgatattgcagcataatgcaatggctgcctccaattgtggaggattttcatggaccgaagaaaaatctagtataatacttgatatcatgacccatcttgttatcagtaagaagttggatccgttagcggatggtacgatagagatggtgttgtccaaagtagtagagtttaaagatttcacattatttcaaggtattacgacgcaagatgtaaagggacacctgctagaacgtcggaagatatacatgagagtatgtgaactagcgaatcatcctaatatcattggattcttacaaagttcttgtaagatatggatgcggccagaggtgtatgagatgcacattaaggtaactctcattcagttgtaatcccgtccgtcatttcgaatctatatttatgaaacagtaacattgttttttaattatatgctaggattaccccgaggacacggagttgattaacaaaacgataccaaatttccgtaaattggtatgtatcttcggtggacttatgccgcaaactagacgaaggaggtggataagatcttcaggtgatagtacttggcctgcgcaagaacagatgtgtggaggttcgtcgagtcatgcttcagcacctcaaccaccaacttgtgttaactgggatgacgacatggatgacttcatgacccccaaaccatggcctccaacacatgatgttcctccccctttacatgaacctagaatcagaaaagagacaaagggaaagacaagaggttcgtcaagtcatgttgcaccacctgcagcacaaacttgtgttaactgggatgacgacatggatgacttcatgccccccaaaccatggcctccaacacatgatgttcctccccctgtacatgaacgtagatccagaaaagagaaaaagggaaagccaagaggttcgtcgagccatactacaccacctacagcaccaccatctgtcaactgggatgacgacctagatgatttcatgccatgatctataacatatgatgttcattggtttaagatgtattcacatttagtattgttaatgttgtattatgcttgtatgtatgtctcgtacctaacttgcattcactggacatgtacataatgtcgagtttgaatcgtacttagtcgtaatggagcatcgaagtataaacataccatctattgtatgtaatggaaaatacgagagtgatcagaggcgaacgttgaagtgtataaataagcggtccacagctatctcattataaataaacatcagagatacaaacatcagatatatctaaccacccctagggcgtcggaccctctttgccctctgctgggcacggacatggccatcagagcttttcatgtcactagaatactaaaaagcacacatttaattaatataatgataagaaataagaactaagaaatgcattacataatgtgaaccatcaaattttacatcataatacaatgataatgaaacacacatcacatattcagtggcatggcagaacccgttgcaaactacggtaaacagattccggactaacctaacatgccttaggtaatttaaaaaaaaaacagaacaatcacaacgatgcagcatgtcactagccttagggtagtcctagtagccgtacccccacgtagcaaactgcgttgagccttctccgcagtatccacccattgcaggtggtgcaggcggtggtgccggaggcgcaggacccttcttcttgtgacaagggcagttgcagtaaggaatagtgcatggttcatcctgtgaaccggcagcattgctggtatcatcaacttcgtcgtctttgttaccctcgctcacttcctcataatggttcaccttgcattccagatcaaagatctttatctggaggtactcgatgaactgctgaacagaatcaattggtgcaggatcgacccacctagtaaaaccacagttttctggagcatcggaagactgcaaaacaaatttcatgtaaggtgtctcattgaagataaagaaatgaaacaaccgagtattatccatgcgtgtggacatttaaagaaacgccgactgccatccatcccgtcggtgcacatctgcactaagcagtcctcaccatgtctgcattttggccacggttctctacggttatcgtattgtcgaagaggagtttcattggtaaattcactcttgtgctgtggcggaaactcaaacactggttccggaaaggaatcaggtccaagaggcccctcccatattatggggtctccctttcttcccccttttactttcccaaaaccgtagtaattcttaccgctagacccacctccagacattgggtatacaatgagctttggtgtttaagtgctgatgggagttcacaaacttcggagtatttataggcgcacaaaggtctgatacccggagtgtgtagtgtaaatgcacctaaaaagcctacatgacaacacagtgaagaggctagctgacctaacactgaaaaggctagattcgattctcgaaatgactactcgatgcatctctgtgcatgcagactcacagcgctGCATTGCTGCTGCTCGGTCGATCGcacctagatgccgccttccccactacacgccacagaccttcgctgtagaatgacaggtccgtcgtcctcgccagagagactgctttgaaggtgagctggtgtggttgccgtgttgtcacatctttttgaaatggtggaagggcactgctattgggtcacgtatgtctgggcaaagaatgcgacatttgggaaacccgtgatcgccgtgctgagcagtggcaacctgtgatctcgtactcgcagctagatacactatggttcctattttgagctattcgagcgtgtagtcgtcatcatcgtcggcatgatctcggccgctaacccctaccgcacctaacttgtccttcattaaatcacggaaaaaattcgcaagaacttcccttatttcacaagcattatggaacccacaaacataacaagttcacatcaatagtatctatagaaagaaatgacaagtaaactagcacaatcataaacatcggatacaaataagcggtccacagctatctcattacaaataaacatcagagatacaaacatcagatatatctaaccacccctagggcgtcggaccctcttagccctctgctgggcacggacatggccctcggagtaggtgagaacatccggagacctcacctgtcgctcaggacgcgcaagaggctacggtgtctgctgctgagagatcccaagtggtgcacctcctagctgtgaataccccaagacatcggggtcaccttgcgcggcaggctcttctggagtcaagctgtcgaggtcgtctaaggtgaaggccTCGTTATCTGGttgaaaggaagaagaagaaggtccggcgcccgcatcggggtagaatcctatgcttaaaatgtggatgttagcgttcGCTCGTGtatttcatcatgacatgtagaaactgaaatacgaaacataaactaacctgtgtagaccggtatctgtggccccggtaccatccctggatacggtccgccaaccggtgttgtccctctaaacattccagtatggccgaacgcagtagttggatcgtatcctgtatatgatattagtaaatatgtaggaacacttgatctaattttaaagagatatgtacgttacctgcacttgggaagaactgcgacgtcggcccgtgcacggtcgacggacacgggaacgatgACGAGGCCTAGGACGACCCGTGGCtatcttcgtactgcacacgacTTCCCAAtctgtgcactacctgacgcaactgatcacgctacctcgaccatgcctctgtctgctcaaactgggtcattggggatccggcacgtaccctcgtcaggtaagtcgagcagtccgtctccatcatgttgcaaaggcgaaactgcatccattcagtaaaggtacagttagaaacacatgaattatcttatgaatatatatatatatatatatatatatatatatatatatatatatatatatatatatatatatatatatatatatatatatgcaaatatgatcaagagactcagcgcgccagctagtgcctccacgtggtgccggccatagccatcctgaggcctcgcctggtgtggctgcgggtgagtgtcaacataaaccagacgagcccgagtccggggtaagtaccaggtgaggtaagccctaaaggagctgtctgtgtgtggtcctgttggatagaccaagtgctcgtctgcctgttcccattggtccacccacggctgcatcttggtgagccaatcatcagagcacggcaagccactccttgacaacctacaaaagtggac
This portion of the Panicum virgatum strain AP13 chromosome 2N, P.virgatum_v5, whole genome shotgun sequence genome encodes:
- the LOC120659665 gene encoding uncharacterized protein LOC120659665, with protein sequence MARARGGGLAAWAVAVAAAWVLWAAAVAGARSPAGRVHRHLKRLNKPAVKSIESPDGDIIDCVHISHQPAFDHPLLKNHTIQFRPAYHPEGLYDDAKSSIRSNNAGEKPMLQMWHRNGRCPEGTVPIRRTKKDDLLRASSMRRYGRKRHTVPNPLSVDPNMLSEGGHQHAIAYVEGDKYYGAKATINVWEPKIQQANEFSLSQLWILGGSFGEDLNSIEVGWQVSPDLYGDNNTRLFTYWTSDAYQATGCYNMLCSGFIQINNEIAMGASIFPISNYAGSQYDISILIWKDPKEGNWWMQFGKEYVLGYWPSFLFSYLADSASMIEWGGEVVNSEPDGTHTSTQMGSGHFPEEGFGKASYFKNIQVVDSGNQLSAPKGMGTFTEQSNCYDVQNGNNGDWGTYFYYGGPGKNSNCP